One region of Elusimicrobiota bacterium genomic DNA includes:
- a CDS encoding FAD-dependent oxidoreductase, which translates to MNDGKQRVAVVGGGIAGLAAGYYLSRRHEVSLFEKSGRLGGNAYSYRTPAGDFLDVAAAAFGKAGYKNFYALLDELEIPTEPCPTSYLSFHNLDTGEGLYLTPSVEGALCQGLKLLRPANLASLARLFLGLKRAQLRRSRGRLSGETLGGCLEGLPEFSGDAEIAFLSALSLLSSMEIHELLASPADFFLDKLRTHHDVISPKAFYSVRCVRGGTRRYVNSLAAPYRKRIRFNASIAAIERGAGGGTTLVLEDGSREAFEAVVMACNPDQALALLARPTALEQELLGAWRYKEGRVVVHRDHSSFPPRPLIGAYTFLYTLRAGTMRTSVNGALWHEPQAPKDCDFISAQHPNYPIRPDLIALDTRLRTPLFDFASCATIPLLPRLNDGGPVYYCGSYFGHGLHEDAVASAKQVARRLYCL; encoded by the coding sequence GTGAACGATGGCAAACAGCGCGTCGCCGTAGTCGGGGGAGGCATCGCGGGCCTGGCCGCCGGCTATTACCTCTCTCGCAGGCATGAGGTCTCCCTCTTCGAGAAGTCCGGCCGCCTCGGCGGCAACGCCTACTCCTACAGAACCCCCGCGGGAGACTTCCTGGACGTCGCGGCGGCGGCGTTCGGCAAGGCCGGCTACAAGAACTTCTACGCCCTCCTGGATGAACTGGAAATACCCACCGAGCCCTGCCCGACCTCTTATTTAAGCTTCCACAACCTCGACACCGGGGAGGGGCTGTATCTCACCCCATCGGTGGAAGGAGCGCTCTGCCAGGGCCTGAAGCTCCTGCGCCCGGCCAACCTGGCGAGCCTCGCGAGGCTCTTCCTGGGCCTCAAGCGTGCCCAACTGCGGCGCTCTCGGGGCCGGCTTTCAGGCGAGACCCTCGGCGGCTGCCTGGAGGGACTGCCGGAATTCTCGGGAGACGCCGAGATCGCGTTTCTCTCGGCGCTGAGCCTTCTCTCCTCGATGGAAATCCACGAGCTTCTGGCCTCGCCCGCGGACTTTTTTCTCGACAAGCTGCGGACGCACCATGACGTGATTTCGCCCAAGGCCTTTTATTCCGTCCGCTGCGTGCGGGGAGGCACCCGGCGCTACGTCAATTCCCTGGCCGCGCCATACCGCAAGAGGATACGGTTCAACGCCAGTATCGCCGCCATCGAGCGCGGCGCGGGGGGCGGGACGACTCTGGTCCTGGAGGACGGCTCGCGGGAGGCCTTCGAGGCGGTGGTTATGGCCTGCAACCCGGACCAAGCCCTGGCGCTCCTGGCGCGGCCGACCGCTCTCGAGCAGGAACTATTGGGCGCTTGGCGCTACAAAGAAGGTCGGGTCGTGGTCCATCGCGACCATTCCTCCTTCCCTCCCCGGCCCTTGATAGGAGCCTACACCTTCCTCTACACGCTCAGGGCCGGGACAATGCGGACTTCGGTCAACGGCGCCCTCTGGCACGAGCCCCAAGCTCCCAAGGATTGCGACTTCATCAGCGCCCAGCATCCCAACTATCCCATCCGGCCCGATCTCATCGCCCTCGATACCAGGCTGCGCACTCCCCTCTTCGACTTCGCGTCCTGCGCGACCATTCCCCTCCTGCCGCGCCTCAATGACGGAGGCCCCGTCTACTACTGCGGCAGCTACTTCGGCCACGGGCTCCACGAGGACGCCGTGGCCTCGGCCAAGCAGGTCGCCCGGCGCTTGTATTGCCTTTAG
- a CDS encoding 7-carboxy-7-deazaguanine synthase QueE yields MAETAKLANSNAARIVRIFSSLQGEGLYLGQRQIFVRFGGCNLHCDYCDEPETIPIPSGALWSRSQVEEKIAALAKEKRPEAVSWTGGEPLLHVPFLKPMMAWARGKGFRNYLETNGTRVGALRQVAGLCDVVAMDVKLPSATGRQTWSEHLEFLRIAPKNTFVKVVLTSRSTPAEWRQVIRLMQEGSPDVTLVLQPATPRLGVEPVAPELAIRFLRQARALLKDVRIIPQWHPVWGLP; encoded by the coding sequence ATGGCCGAGACAGCCAAGCTCGCTAATTCAAATGCAGCCCGCATCGTGCGAATATTCTCTTCCCTCCAGGGGGAAGGGCTCTATCTTGGGCAAAGGCAGATATTCGTGCGCTTTGGCGGCTGCAACCTCCATTGCGACTACTGCGACGAGCCAGAGACCATTCCCATTCCCTCGGGAGCCTTGTGGAGCCGGTCTCAAGTGGAGGAGAAAATCGCGGCCTTGGCCAAGGAGAAGAGGCCGGAGGCCGTCTCTTGGACCGGAGGGGAGCCTTTGCTGCATGTCCCTTTTCTAAAGCCCATGATGGCCTGGGCGCGGGGAAAGGGCTTTCGGAATTATTTGGAGACCAACGGCACCCGCGTCGGTGCCCTGCGCCAGGTGGCGGGGCTTTGCGACGTCGTGGCCATGGATGTGAAGCTTCCCTCGGCCACGGGGAGGCAGACGTGGTCCGAGCATCTGGAATTCCTGCGGATCGCGCCCAAGAATACTTTCGTGAAGGTGGTCCTGACATCCCGCTCCACTCCGGCCGAGTGGCGGCAAGTCATCCGCCTGATGCAGGAAGGCTCGCCCGATGTCACGCTTGTCCTCCAGCCCGCCACCCCACGCTTAGGGGTCGAGCCCGTGGCGCCCGAGCTCGCCATCCGGTTCCTGCGCCAGGCTCGGGCCCTCCTCAAGGATGTCCGGATCATTCCCCAGTGGCATCCGGTTTGGGGACTGCCTTAA